The following coding sequences are from one Catharus ustulatus isolate bCatUst1 chromosome 30, bCatUst1.pri.v2, whole genome shotgun sequence window:
- the S100A1 gene encoding protein S100-A1 isoform X2 encodes MGSQLEGAMETLINVFHHYSGKEGDKYKLSKKELKELLQSELGCFLEAQKDAGAVEKIMQDLDENGDGEVDFQEFVVLVAALTVACNTFFWENA; translated from the exons ATGGGATCGCAGCTGGAAGGGGCCATGGAGACCCTGATCAATGTGTTCCACCACTACTCGGGCAAGGAGGGCGACAAGTACAAGCTGAGCAAGAAGGAGctcaaggagctgctgcagagcgAGCTGGGATGTTTCCTGGAG GCCCAGAAGGACGCGGGGGCCGTGGAGAAGATCATGCAGGACCTGGATGAGAACGGCGACGGGGAGGTGGATTTCCAGGAATTCGTGGTCCTGGTGGCCGCCCTGACCGTGGCCTGCAACACTTTCTTCTGGGAGAACGCCTGA
- the S100A1 gene encoding protein S100-A1 isoform X1 — protein sequence MLSPRPCPRGLGVPPGVTPRVVPARPGPRGGGRRCQPGWPAPVSDPPGGRGLGAYLTCPARPGGRTRSAGSSAAAMGSQLEGAMETLINVFHHYSGKEGDKYKLSKKELKELLQSELGCFLEAQKDAGAVEKIMQDLDENGDGEVDFQEFVVLVAALTVACNTFFWENA from the exons ATGCTGTCACCCCGTCCGTGCCCACGGGGTCTGGGGGTGCCACCCGGGGTCACCCCGAGGGTTGTGCCCGCCAGGCCCGGCCCCCGCGGGGGTGGCCGGCGGTGCCAGCCGGGCTGGCCAGCCCCGGTATCGGATCCTCCCGGAGGGAGGGGGCTTGGAGCTTATTTAACGTGCCCTGCCCGGCCGGGCGGGCGCACTCGGAGCGCGGggagctcag CCGCAGCCATGGGATCGCAGCTGGAAGGGGCCATGGAGACCCTGATCAATGTGTTCCACCACTACTCGGGCAAGGAGGGCGACAAGTACAAGCTGAGCAAGAAGGAGctcaaggagctgctgcagagcgAGCTGGGATGTTTCCTGGAG GCCCAGAAGGACGCGGGGGCCGTGGAGAAGATCATGCAGGACCTGGATGAGAACGGCGACGGGGAGGTGGATTTCCAGGAATTCGTGGTCCTGGTGGCCGCCCTGACCGTGGCCTGCAACACTTTCTTCTGGGAGAACGCCTGA